Genomic DNA from Pygocentrus nattereri isolate fPygNat1 chromosome 11, fPygNat1.pri, whole genome shotgun sequence:
GCGAACAGGCTAACAGCTGATACATCGCGAAGTTAGAAGCTCTTGGTAGCCAGCTCGACATTTGCCGCTATGGATTTCAGCAGCGTCCTGTCCATGGCTTCCCAAAAGCAGGGCCATAGCAGCACAGCGGTAGGTTGCTATCTACTCATGAGTCAGATTGTGTTAGCCAGCCCCGTATGTCTGGTGTGGAATGACGACTCTGGTGTTTTTATACTGTTAagcttttgtctgttttgtcagTCCGATAGTTTATAAGATTCCTGTGAAACGTAGGAAGAGATGCAACGCAGCTAGTGATCAGTCTGTTAACATGGCAGTAGCCcctttttaaagatgtttgtCTCTGTATTTGCAGAAGAGGTATAGCTTGAAACCTGGTCCTCCAAAAAAAGACCCCAAAATAAAAGGGGTCAGTTCAGCTGCAGTACAGGCTTTCTTGAAGAAGCAGGAAACTgagcaaaaaaagaaaggtaATATTTAACGGGtggttttctttttaattgttttattttattttgcattccTCTCTTTAATTCTGTATACTTTACTTTCAgatctggagaaaaaaaagcagaaagacgATCTTCTGGCTAAAAGGGTCGAACTGAAGTCTGACAGAAAGGCGCGTGCCATGGCATCTCGCACCAAGGACAACTTTAGGGGCTACAATGGCATACCTGTTGTAGAGCAACCCAAGAAAAGGCGGTCTAAGGGAGAAATGGTTGATGAAGGGCAGGATAATACAGATGTTTATGATGATGACGACAATTATGAGTATGAAGCAACTGATTCTGAATCTGAGCCAGAACCAGTGGCAGTAAGGCCTCAGGCCCGCAGTGATGGGTCAAGCAAAATGAGCAACGCACAGAGGAAACCCAGTGCTCCAGCTAAAAGTGCTCGACCGCCCATGAACTTTGCAGACCTTTTAAAGCTTGCTGAGAAAAAACAGTTTGAACCTGTTGAATTAAAATCTACAGTCAAGAAAACTGAAGACAGGCTTCGCACAGCAGATGAAATTAGGGAGTTAGAACTTGAGCGAAAAGTTAAGAAACAAGATAAAGGGAGAGATAGTAAAGGAGAAAAAACTTCAGGGCAAAAAGATAGCAAGTCCACCTCAAATTCTCACAAGAAGCATGTGACTGACAGGGACAGTAGGGAAAGCAAATCACACAAGTCTTCAAGTGAAAAAACCCCCAGTGGAAATAGCAAAATGCCAAAGCAGCATACGCCAAGTGAGCGGCCGCACAGTTCTGCCAAGATATCTCATGGAAACGGGTCCAAACCTGGCTCAAGCTCCTCAGGTGCCTTAAGTGGTAAATCTACCATGAAGAGTGGTTCCCCAGCCTCAGTCAAGCATGCAGtaaccaggccgcagacaggcCAAAAGCCCACCACCTCAAGTGTCCTTACCTTGAAGAAGGGGTATCCTGGATTACCTCAAGAAAAATCAAGTAGTTCTGGGAACCGACCTGGATCAAACCCGTTTAGACTGCCGGGCCAAGGGCAAGGGATCAAAGGATCTGGACAGGTCAGACCTGGACAGAGTATCTCAAGCAAGGGAGGACCGCCTCAGAAGCCTGGAAAAGAAGTGTCGCGATCTGGAGGCATCCCTGCTCCTCGACCAGGTGGCAATGGAACTATGAGATCTGCACCTGGTAACTCCTCAAAGCAAGCAGACACACAGCAGCCGAGAGCTGGAGGTAGTTTGCAAGGCCGTCCTGTGCCTGGAGGAGGAAGACCCTCTGCAAATGGATCTAGTAGGCCCGGTGGCGGCATGCCCGCACGACCACTAAACAGCATGGGCTCGGGTCCTGGAAGACCCCAGTGCACTGTTGTGTCAGAGACGATTTCATCTAAGAACTTTGCACCCAAACCAGGAATGGCTCCAAGGCCTTCAGTTCCCCAAGGCCCCAAAACAATAATAGGACCAACTGGCCATAGAATTTTGTTTAGACCACCTGGTAAGAGATTTCTTAGTTGtggtatctttttttttttcccttctcagGAGAGATATAATTATTCACTTGTGTTGTAGGCCTTGAGAGCTAGGAGGCCAGAATAAGTGCTGCTGATTAGTTGTTTtgccaaacatttacatttttgtcagtCTGCTAGAGTAGAAGCTCCCTGCGATTTAATGACTGCGTGCCTGTAAAAACGGTACTTGCAGGCATGTCCAGCAGGTTTAGTCAGCAAATGTCTCATGGTTCACTCACCTTCATTATTACTGTGGCAAGGTAGTCTTAGTCACGTTCTACAGGGAATTCATAAATATTGCTATTATAAACATCTAATACTATAAGTATTAAGTATGTTTgattattcacatttataatgGCTTTTGTTTGTGTCTTTCTCTGACCCTTTTTAAAGGACCACTGCTGCCGCCGATAACATCTAGCTACAAACGTAAGTATGAAGACGAAGAAGATTATGACCCAGAGATGGATGACTTCATTGATGATGAAGGAGAAGAGCAAGATGAAATTTCAAAGCACATCAGGGAAATCTTTGGCTATGATAGGACCAAGTAAGTTATCAGCTGTTTGAAAGTGAACTTGATTTATAATGTCTGTGGGTCCTTAAAAGTCTTAATTTGTCTGTCATTTTACCAAACTAAGGCCTTAAGGAGAATTCCTCCAATTGTCACTGGGACATAAATGATCAAAGAGAGCGGTTTGAGGTGCATTGAGGAGAAACTTTCTGTCTCTGGTTTCTTCACAGTAGTAGTGATGGGTGTCAGGGGtggcaatgtctacaacacaaatgaagACATCAACACACAATGTTGATAATGAAGTTGTGGTGAATTTGAAAATGGATGTTTTGCCTCAGAACATCCTGCAGTACGCCTCTGTCATGAGTGGATTTTAAAGACTAgcaggccaaaaccttctcagaactgtcataaaacagtgtctcagacaaagggcagcacattcataaccattttctgTAAGGTAGCCACTATGGACAGTTCTGACATGGCTTCTCTAAAATGAAGCAgctcacatcaaagcactctgaattaCATTGTTTGTCTTAGTCATATAATTATGCAGGAATATGGTCACTGTAAGTGTAGAGTGGCATGAGAGTCTTAAAGTATTAAATTTCACTTGAGGACTACTTCACACACTGTTGATGTAATGCTGAACATACAGAAGTTATGTGTAATTAAGTGTGAATTGTTTTTTATTAGATATAAAGATGAGAGTGACTATGCATTGAAGTTTATGGAAAGCAGTTGGAAAGaacagcagaaggaggaggcCAGAAGGTAAACAAACTAGACTGAATTTATTTGACCTAAAGAAATGTATGCAGACCAAGGTATATTTGGCATCCATTTGCATCATCATAAGTCATAACGTGTGCCTCTTTGTGTTCTGCGTTGGCGTCTTGTGCTGGTAGCCTGCGATTGGCTGTGCTTGAGGATCAGGAGGAAGAACGACGAGAGCTGGAAGAAGTGAAACAGAAAGAGGCCAAACGGAGAAAAATGACATGATTTGTtcggagggggaaaaaaaacctgacaTGCGAGTCAAAGTGGACGCTTAAACGCAAACACCAGTGTGTACCTTAatactttgttttttctctgcttCAGTTTACGCTTGGGTATCCAGGAGGACGAAGAAGACATACGTATGGAGGAAGAggagatgaaaagaaaacaagcaatGAAAGCAAAACGGAGAAAGACTTGATGCATGATTTTGAACTGACTGCCGTGGGCTGAAGTCAGGTGCATCGGGTTTGAAACTCCCTTGTGCCACTGTGCAATTAATGTTACgttatttatttcaaatagcCAAAATAGGGGAGCAGTTTTGCACTATCAGGAGTCCATCTCTCATAGCTGAGCTGTAGAGAAAGTAATATATAATTACTAACATTTTTATATCAGTAAGAACGGAATTACGTGGTTGCCTTAGAGCACAAGCAACAACTGCTTCATCATTTGTTCAGGATTTCACATGAACTGGGAGTCTTATTTTACTACTTGTACTATTTAATTGATGACCGAAATGAGAAACTGCAAATTTTgcaatgtattttgttttttcttgttaaaGTGATTTGACAGAACTGCTTGTCCTGTGATCTTTCTTTGCTTGTGTGCTGTTGTATTTGAATGTGGCTGGTTACATTAAGACACACCTGTTACGAACTGTCTGGGTCCAGTTGAAAAAGGATGTATTTGTATAATATGGATCGATCGTTTTTTGCCACCTTCTCCAACACTTTCAGCGGCAAAAAAGATTCTAAAACAGTGCTGCAGAACCGTGTTCATGCTTGTTGCTTAATATGATGATGCTCAGTTGACTGTACAtccttaaaaatggttcttcagtgaaggCAATGCTTAT
This window encodes:
- the spty2d1 gene encoding protein SPT2 homolog isoform X2, with amino-acid sequence MDFSSVLSMASQKQGHSSTAKRYSLKPGPPKKDPKIKGVSSAAVQAFLKKQETEQKKKDLEKKKQKDDLLAKRVELKSDRKARAMASRTKDNFRGYNGIPVVEQPKKRRSKGEMVDEGQDNTDVYDDDDNYEYEATDSESEPEPVAVRPQARSDGSSKMSNAQRKPSAPAKSARPPMNFADLLKLAEKKQFEPVELKSTVKKTEDRLRTADEIRELELERKVKKQDKGRDSKGEKTSGQKDSKSTSNSHKKHVTDRDSRESKSHKSSSEKTPSGNSKMPKQHTPSERPHSSAKISHGNGSKPGSSSSGALSGKSTMKSGSPASVKHAVTRPQTGQKPTTSSVLTLKKGYPGLPQEKSSSSGNRPGSNPFRLPGQGQGIKGSGQVRPGQSISSKGGPPQKPGKEVSRSGGIPAPRPGGNGTMRSAPGNSSKQADTQQPRAGGSLQGRPVPGGGRPSANGSSRPGGGMPARPLNSMGSGPGRPQCTVVSETISSKNFAPKPGMAPRPSVPQGPKTIIGPTGHRILFRPPGPLLPPITSSYKRKYEDEEDYDPEMDDFIDDEGEEQDEISKHIREIFGYDRTKYKDESDYALKFMESSWKEQQKEEARSLRLAVLEDQEEERRELEEVKQKEAKRRKMT
- the spty2d1 gene encoding protein SPT2 homolog isoform X1, producing MDFSSVLSMASQKQGHSSTAKRYSLKPGPPKKDPKIKGVSSAAVQAFLKKQETEQKKKDLEKKKQKDDLLAKRVELKSDRKARAMASRTKDNFRGYNGIPVVEQPKKRRSKGEMVDEGQDNTDVYDDDDNYEYEATDSESEPEPVAVRPQARSDGSSKMSNAQRKPSAPAKSARPPMNFADLLKLAEKKQFEPVELKSTVKKTEDRLRTADEIRELELERKVKKQDKGRDSKGEKTSGQKDSKSTSNSHKKHVTDRDSRESKSHKSSSEKTPSGNSKMPKQHTPSERPHSSAKISHGNGSKPGSSSSGALSGKSTMKSGSPASVKHAVTRPQTGQKPTTSSVLTLKKGYPGLPQEKSSSSGNRPGSNPFRLPGQGQGIKGSGQVRPGQSISSKGGPPQKPGKEVSRSGGIPAPRPGGNGTMRSAPGNSSKQADTQQPRAGGSLQGRPVPGGGRPSANGSSRPGGGMPARPLNSMGSGPGRPQCTVVSETISSKNFAPKPGMAPRPSVPQGPKTIIGPTGHRILFRPPGPLLPPITSSYKRKYEDEEDYDPEMDDFIDDEGEEQDEISKHIREIFGYDRTKYKDESDYALKFMESSWKEQQKEEARSLRLGIQEDEEDIRMEEEEMKRKQAMKAKRRKT